The Oxyura jamaicensis isolate SHBP4307 breed ruddy duck chromosome 15, BPBGC_Ojam_1.0, whole genome shotgun sequence nucleotide sequence TGTTAGAACTTTAAAATACGTAACTTACAGAAGTGTATTGTTTAAGCCTGACAGCACCCTTTTGACCATTTGTTCTAGTATGAATATTGAGTCAGATCTGCTTCCTCTACTGAGTCTCCCTTCCCAATATGGGACTGGTATTTCACGGAAGGATGGGCAAATACATTTTGTGCCTATTGCAAAGATTTCATGTTTTGGAATGCTGTGGCATTTAATGCCTTTACTATTTAATCTTTTCAGTGCTCCATGAATCAATACCTGAGGAACTGCAGTCACAATTCTCACCATCAGATTTACACCAGTAATAGAATATTTATACCTGAAACACAAATTAATGGCAGAGCTACGGAAAATCCTGCCTGGCTCCTGTATGCCAGGAGGACTTCTGAAATTGGCAAgtggaaagctgttttctgcaggTGGACAGAGAATACCCCAGCaagaaagctgctgaaaaaaCACCAAGTCCTTTTTTAATGGTTAGTTTTCAGAACACAAAACGCATCGCAGGTAGCCTTGTCAACACTTCacactgcagcagtgctgacacAAGGGATCAGTCCCAATCACTTCAGTGGGCTGCTTCCCTGGTAAACACCACGCTCTGCCACCCACCCTGTCAACACATCCCATGGTTTTTAAGTACATCGGGATAACCTGAGATGGAGGTTGGGTGTAAGAGACCACATCCAGCCCAGGCTCAGTCAGGTACAGCTCCCTGTAACCCATCTGggttctaaaaaagaaaaacaccacaggCTTATATTCCACAGTGTTAGCTACAGTGTGGGGTCAAGTTTTGTTCCAATAGATTTTAAacttgtcttaaaaaaaaataaataagactttTACTCAGTGCTTTTACCCATTAAAGCTCAAAGCTTCTCCATACAAGAACTGCATTCCAGAAAATCCACTTCCAGACATAGCTGGAAttactgcagcagcacagcacagctgctacATCTTTCTTGGACACACCTCTTACCTAAGAAGCAAAAGCTTCCATTTGGCCTCgtaaggaagaaaacagaaaaatgacactGTAGCCTATCACAGATGCGTGTCTGAAAGTGAGCAGCAATGTTAATTACAAATAATCtactttcataaataaattgACATAGAAAGAATTAGTCTTCCAGATCCTTTGGAAGCAAAAAATGTCTGAAGTTATTACATACAACACTTCAGCAAGCAGAAGACTTTTTCTAAACAAGGAAGACCAAGGCATAGCTAATTACTTGGGAACCCAATGCAGAGAAAGCACCTTTTGCTGCTTGTGTCTGaggatttattaaaaaatatatattttttatataaaagtataaaataattactactttggcttggaaaaaacagcagtggtTCTGATTTTCAAGCAAAATTTATCCAGTGATAATTTCCATCtagttccttcttttttttaaaaaagattccTAAATGGAAAACAGGCAATTTATCTCTTCAGATAATACAATACGTGCCAGCTCGCGAGAACCTTAGAACagttattgcttttattttcttccaaagaagaGTATAGTAGTTCATTCCTACTCATGTGCCCATACCACATCGCAGTAGGACTAGTCATGGGTGTTTAGCAAGTTATAAAATGTGTAACTGCCATAGGAAAAGGCGCTGGAGAAATCAGTGAAGTATTAATTACTTGGCAGCAAAACATACTGGGGAAGGTGGTGGGAAAGCTTTCACTTCTACCATCTGTCAGGCTTTCCAGAGAGAACAGCGCTAGCACTGAAACCAAGTGCTAATTGCTGCATATCCCAAGTAATTTGTATCATGCCATGCAACATGGATTGGACAAGCAGTATCTTCTAGTAAATGCCAACAtcaaataaagaggaaaagagattCTCTATCCATCCCTAACAAATACCCAGATTTACAGTGTTGCTCTCCACGAATTTCTATAGCCACCATTCGGCACTAACAAGAAGCAAACCAGAGTGCTCACAAGAGGAGGGATGCGCGTGCAGTGCAAGCGTACCCCACCATCCGTTCCTTCAGATGTCAGCGATCCAACAGATTAtgacaagaacattttttttctccataaagtTCAAACGACATTTATAAAccttctctttaaaagaaaatcaacagtTTGACCAGTTCATGCATGGGGGAGTCAACATAACAAGGCAGAAGCAAGACAgtgggtttattttctttaagtacaGGTTTATGCAAAATGGGTAACGGCTGGGGAGATGGCATCACCTCTGTGATCCAGCTGATCCTGGAGCCGTGCAAATTCAGCAAGTTCATTCAGTTCCTGAAATTGCCTGTCTGTTTTATGGCTGACCAGTGACCTGTAGAAGTGGACGGCAAACACAATGAAAATCAGTCCAAAGGGAACCATAATGGACGTTGATGCAATGGCTGCTGCCTGTCCTGATGTGATGGTGGAGCTGCTGTTCTGGGACGGACCACTAGGGTTCTTCTTTAAGGGAAGGAACTTCACCCAGCACAGTAACACCACCTCTGCAAGAAAGAGCAAAGTCCCAATGACAGTGGAAAACGCCCAGGCAAGCTCAATGTGCCGGTGCATACGCTCGTGAGGAGATTCCTTTACAGAGTTGAGATTATGCACATTGCTAACAGCCTCTATGTTTGGAAGAATGCAGGTACTTATCATGAGTGCAAAAAGGTGAACTGCGACAAGGACAGTAGTACAGGCACTGAAGGCTATCAAGAGACCTCGGGGGTAGTCATGGTCTGCATCTAGTTGAACTTCTACCATAGCCacctgaaaggaaaggaaaaaaaggagatatttACTTGCGTTACATATTTTTTGGCTATTGATTATTCTAatttcaaatcattttcattGCAGAATAATTAAACATGTCATACTAATTCTGTTTATTCTTCGACAATAATAATGCTTA carries:
- the ORAI1 gene encoding calcium release-activated calcium channel protein 1 isoform X1; the protein is MSLNEHSMQALSWRKLYLSRAKLKASSRTSALLSGFAMSISGLTITTRNTLQNISSATNTGSSTPVVAESKSLVQVAMVEVQLDADHDYPRGLLIAFSACTTVLVAVHLFALMISTCILPNIEAVSNVHNLNSVKESPHERMHRHIELAWAFSTVIGTLLFLAEVVLLCWVKFLPLKKNPSGPSQNSSSTITSGQAAAIASTSIMVPFGLIFIVFAVHFYRSLVSHKTDRQFQELNELAEFARLQDQLDHRGDAISPAVTHFA
- the ORAI1 gene encoding calcium release-activated calcium channel protein 1 isoform X2, translated to MSLNEHSMQALSWRKLYLSRAKLKASSRTSALLSGFAMVAMVEVQLDADHDYPRGLLIAFSACTTVLVAVHLFALMISTCILPNIEAVSNVHNLNSVKESPHERMHRHIELAWAFSTVIGTLLFLAEVVLLCWVKFLPLKKNPSGPSQNSSSTITSGQAAAIASTSIMVPFGLIFIVFAVHFYRSLVSHKTDRQFQELNELAEFARLQDQLDHRGDAISPAVTHFA
- the ORAI1 gene encoding calcium release-activated calcium channel protein 1 isoform X3 is translated as MVEVQLDADHDYPRGLLIAFSACTTVLVAVHLFALMISTCILPNIEAVSNVHNLNSVKESPHERMHRHIELAWAFSTVIGTLLFLAEVVLLCWVKFLPLKKNPSGPSQNSSSTITSGQAAAIASTSIMVPFGLIFIVFAVHFYRSLVSHKTDRQFQELNELAEFARLQDQLDHRGDAISPAVTHFA